The nucleotide sequence ACCTGGGGgaagaagtaaaaaaaaaagaaggagaagaggcaaaaagaaaaaaagaagaaacgaCCCCGGTGAGGATTGAACTCACGATCTTGCGATTAACAGTCGCACGCCTTAACCAGCTTGGCCACGGAGTCGTATTTCGATATCAGGCTGGGTCCCGGATGGGACCAAGCAGGGCCGAGGCCATTCGTGGCCATTCGTGGCCCATGGCCTGTGAGCCCCAGCTTCTCAAATAATGGCGAGTCGTCAGTAATTGAAATCTAATCTAAACTCTTACCAGCCAGGGTACTAATTGAGTATATTGTAAGTCTCTAACTTGCAGCATATGTATTCGAAGGGGCCGTGCTTTGCGTTGTATTAGTCTCTTGAATTATCTCATGCGTGCATGCCTTGAGGCTTTGCCTTTCATGCATGATTCGCATTGGAAGTCGTCAATCCCTTCCCAGTTAACATCGGACATTGAAAAATCTTCAATTCCGCCTCTTTTAACTGTTTCTCTAACACATCTGACATTTGTATGTCCTAGACGCCGGTGTAAATCTCTCAAAGTTACCTTATATTTCTTGGATTTCGTTGTTTGATAGACTTTGTGTTCTTTAGTTGGTAATTGAATGTGATTACCTAAAATCCACCATAACTCCTCTTTCTCAAAGATGGATGTTATAATTTCACCgttttttgatattatacTATCAACATTATCGCTAACATGTCGGTGATTTTTGTATACAGATTTTAGTGGTATGATAATCATCTTGATTGATGGTACCACCATCGCTTTCATTTCTATTgaaatgttttcattcaatttaAGTTTTAGGattccttctccttcaactgtaatttcattttgtcCTGCTGCAAGCAATTTAATGTTGGAATCATCTTTGATATTGTATAGCAAATTTTTGTTAGGGACCAACGCTACGGTTGTTCCGGAATTTGGCATGATATCTCTGACATTCTCTAGATAGAAACATTTATGATTAATCTTGACTAAGAAAACATGAATCAATTCCTGCTGAAACGTCATCATAAtcattgtttgttgttgaggtTTGCTCAATGTGATTTACTTTagctttcttcttggttgtCACATACTTATTGTAATTCTTGCCAGATTTTGTATACCTATTTGTACCATTGTATGCTCGGTTCCAACTGTTACTTGTTTTGGTTGGACTTTTCTTActttctttgtcttctcTGCGATTATGgttacttttactttttacTGGTTTCTTAGATTCATTGTGTAGCAATTTCAAGGCGGTTGGTAGATTGATGTCTTCATTGTTCTCCAGTTccttttttaatttctcaCATTTGTTGGCATAGTTTTCTATCATCATTTGTTCTAGACATTCTAGTAACATCTCAATGTCATGATGTTTCTtactacaaaagaagttgcgGTACACATTGTTTCCTTCCTTCCATAATTTCCCAATTTCCGATGAAGACATATATTTGTTAGTTTGATTGATAGCTTCTCTCCATATTTCtctatttttgttcctccGGTCATATGCTGTCAATAGTTCCAATGCTATAATGTTAGAAGAGTCGTCCGTATTGTATGGTGTAAACTCTACCCAGGCTGGACAGCATTCTTCTGGAATACATTTTTTCCACATAAAAATGATGGATTCAGACAATTCGTCATTGTCTAATAATTCCGAAGACCAATCATTCCGTTTGCTTGGAATTAATCTTTCTAGTCCTGCTATCTTCATTTGTACAATTAGACGTTCAACCCACTTATTGAAATGTTCTTTCGATCTTACTAGTGGTAGGTAAACAGTGTTCCATGTTTCCGATTCTGGGAAGGCTTGGAAGTTTATGTTATGGCTGATATTGTATGGTAAATCCTTATTATTAGGATCAGATGACAAGGACTGTAATTGTCTGAATCTTTTGTCGAATTCTTCGTAGGTTAATCCTCCAAATACACTTCTTTCAAGTTCAGGATCAGAGTAAGGATTGATTGGTTTGCCCATTTTAATAATTGGTTCAGGTGCATCATTATAACTTCTGATAATGATTCTTCTCATAACATTACTCTCTTGCGGATTCTCAGCGGTGCTACCATGCTGGTGAGACTGGTGCTGTTTCCAGTCACTTGTTGTTATTGCAAGATCTCTGGTATCTGATGAAGCCATAGTGTTCGTTAGCTATATATGTAGCGGTGTATGTTGATTCACCTGGCGATCGGGCATGACTTTGTCGACTGCATTTGCTCTGATCTAATGCCTCCTTATAAAATAATTCAGATTGGATAAGGGGTGTTTTACCTTGAAACACCCCTTATCTCTTATCTGGACACTTAGCCGCTTATTACATTGGTAGTTACCCGATCATAAAATATGCTCCGTCTCAACACCAGGTGCCATTCATGGCCCCATGGCGCCAGGTTGTATAGCTTAAGTTCACCTATACCGAACTTTCCAAATAATGGCGAGTTTGTCAGTAATTGAAATCTAATCTAACCTCTTAGCAGCCAGGGTACTAATTGAGTATATTGTATTTATTGGGTATATTGTAAGTGTTCAATTCCGCCTCTCTTAACTGTTTCTCTGATACACCTGACATTAGTATGTCATAGATGCCTGTGTAAATATCTTACGGTTAACTTATATATTTCTTGGATTTCGTTGATTGATAGACTTTGTGTTCTGTGATTGGTAATTGAATGTGATTGCCTGAAATCCACCATAAAtcctctttcttgaagataGGCGTTAttgtttcatcatttaaGGATTTTATATTGTCACGGGTTTCATCAACGTGTAAGTTATTCTGATGTAGTGACTCTAATAGAATTATAATCATTTTGATTGATGGTACCACCATCGCTTTCATTTCTAGTgaaatgttttcattcaatttaAGTTTTAGGATTCCTTCTCCTTTGACGggaatttcattttatcCTGCTGCAAGCAATTTAATGTTGGATTCATCTTTGATATTATGTAGCAAATTTCTGTTATGGGCCAACACTACGGTTGTTCCGGAATCTAGCATGATATCTCTGACATTCTCGAGATAGAAACATTTATAATTAATCTGGACTAAGAAAACATGAATCAGTCCCTGCTGAAACGTCATCATAAtcattgtttgttgttgagttTTATTCAATGTAATATACTTtacctttcttcttggttggCATAGGCTTATTGTAACTCCTACCTGTTCTCTGTGGCTTGTTTGTGCCATTTGGGGCTCTGCTCAAACCGTCGCTTGTTTTGATTGTACTCTTCTTATTGTGTTCATAAGGTCTTCTCACCTTTTGCTCTTCGCGGTTATAAGTACTCTTAGTTTTGGCTGGTAACTTTGATTCCATGAGCATCAAGTTTAGAGCTGTTCTTAGGTCAATATCTTCCTTTCTCTCGAGTCTCATTCTTACTTCATTGCTTATCGTGGCATAGCTTTCTATTGTCATTTGTTGTAGACATTCCTTTACTTCGTTTATGTTTTCATGTTGTTTACTAGAATAGAAATTACGGTACACCTTCATTCCTTCGGCCCATGAGTCCCGAATATTTGTGGATATCCAATTTGGGTTGATTTGTTTTATAGCCTCTCTCCATACTAGCCGCTTATTATATCCTCGGTGATATCTATCCAATAGATCAAATACAATGGTGTTAGGATCATCTTGGTTATATGGAGTGAGTTCTACCCATTCTGGACAGTGTTCCTGTGGTACACATCTTTTCCACATGTAGGTTATGGCTTCTGACAATTGACTGTTGATCATTAATTCAGGGGACCAattgttattttcatttggGATGTATCTTTCAAGCCCTGCCTGTTCCATTTGTTCAATTAAGCTTTTAACCCATTCATCGAAATTATCCTTGGTGGTTATTTGTGGTAGGTAAACGGTATTACCTGTCTCAGAGTCTGGGAAATATTGAAAGTTTATGAGATAACCGTGCTCGGGGAAAGGGTTCCTATCTTCTGAACCAGATGActtttggtttttcaatcttttgtCGATCTCTTCATATGTTTTTCCTCCgaatattcttctttccttatCAGGATCAGAATAAGGATTGATTGGTTTGCCTATTTTAATAATCGGTTCAGGTGCATCATTATAACTTCTGATAATGATTCTTCTCATAACACCACCGTTACCACTTCTCAAATCATTACTCTCTTGTGGAGACTCAGCGGCGCTACCATGTTGTGGTTGGGTATATTTCCAATCACGTGTCTTATAATCAAGATCTCTGGTGTCTGATAAAGCCATATTCTTTATTAGCTATATATCTAGTAATGTATGTTGATGCACCTGAGGATCTTGTATGACTATGTTGAGGTCGTCATTGCTCTGATCTAATGCCTCCTTATAAAATAATTCAGATTGGATAAGGGGTGTTTTACCTTGAAACACTCCTTATCTCTTATCTGGACACTTAGCCGCCTATTACATTGGTAGCTACCCGATCATAAAATATGCTCCGTCTCAACACCAGGTACCATTCATGGCCCCATGGCACCAGGTTGTATAGTTTAAGTTCACCTATACCGAACTTTCCAAATAATGGCGGGTCGTCAGTAATTGAAATCTGATCTAAACCCTTACCAGCGAGCGTACTAATTGAGTATATTGTATTTATTGGGTATATTGCAAACTAACTGGCAGCATATGTATTCGAAGGGACCGTGCTTTGCGTTGTATAATGATCTCATGAATTATCTCATGCGTGCATGCCTTGAGGTTTTGCCTTTCATGCATGGTTCGCATTGGAAGTCGTCAATTCCTTTCCAGTCAACATCGGACATTGATAAATCTTCTATTCCGCCTCTCTTGACTGTTTCTCTAATACACTTGACATTTGTATGTCCTAGACGCCGGTGTAAATCTCTTAATGTTATTTtgtgtttctttggtttcgTAAGTTGATCTACTTGGTATTCTTTGGATGGCACCTGAATGTGATCATCCGAGATCCACCATAACTCATTTTTCTCGAAGATGGGCGTTAaaatttcatcatttcGTGATTTTATACTATCACCATTTTCGCTAACATGTAGGTTATTTTTGTATAAAGATTTTAATGGAATTATAACCATTTTGACTGACGGGACAACCATAGCTGCCATTTCTATTGTgattttttcattaaatttaatttttaagATACCTTCTCCTGTAACAGGTATTTCTTTGAGTCCTCGTACAAGCAATGCAGTTTTGGGCCCCTCTACATAACTGTACAGCAAATGTTTGTTAGGAACCAACGCTACAGTTGTTCCTGAACTCAGCATgatatctttttctttcttgggAAGAAAGTTTTCAGGATTTAAGTGGCATAACAAGACGCTCACCCCTTCGGCTGGATCGTCATTGGTCttacttttcttcttgatttccTCAGATTTATTGTAGTTCTTACCTGATTTCTTTGCCCTATTTGTGCCATTGGAATTTCTGTTCCAATTGCTTCTAGTATTTGTTGGGTTTTTCTTACTGCGTTCATAaggttttctttctttatcttctcTGCGATTATCAGTACGCTTGGATGTCGTAGACTCTTCAGCTTCATAACGTAGCAATTTCAATGCTAAAGTTAGCTCCATA is from Kluyveromyces marxianus DMKU3-1042 DNA, complete genome, chromosome 2 and encodes:
- a CDS encoding GAG-pre-integrase domain-containing protein, whose product is MTFQQELIHVFLVKINHKCFYLENVRDIMPNSGTTVALVPNKNLLYNIKDDSNIKLLAAGQNEITVEGEGILKLKLNENISIEMKAMVVPSIKMIIIPLKSVYKNHRHVSDNVDSIISKNGEIITSIFEKEELWWILGNHIQLPTKEHKVYQTTKSKKYKVTLRDLHRRLGHTNVRCVRETVKRGGIEDFSMSDVNWEGIDDFQCESCMKGKASRHARMR